A genomic region of Oryza glaberrima chromosome 1, OglaRS2, whole genome shotgun sequence contains the following coding sequences:
- the LOC127773724 gene encoding dephospho-CoA kinase has protein sequence MRLVGLTGGIASGKSTISNLFKASGIPVVDADIVARNVVQKGTGGWKKIVEAFGNDVLLENGEIDRARLGQIVFSDPEKRQVLNRLLAPHISSGIFWEILKLWIKGCKVIVLDIPLLFETKMDQWTHPVIVVWVNEATQIERLMSRDGCSEEQARNRINAQLALDWKKSQADIVIDNSGTLDETKEKFQEVLRNVSEPLTWKERLRSRDGLFSVVVCTAVGVLLAQKNLL, from the exons ATGAGGCTGGTTGGATTGACTGGTGGGATTGCGTCTGGAAAGAGCACCATCTCCAACCTGTTCAAGGCTAGCGGCATTCCTGTTGTTGATGCCGACATTGTTGCTCGG AATGTGGTACAGAAAGGCACTGGAGGTTGGAAGAAGATTGTAGAAGCTTTTGGAAATGATGTTCTGTTAGAAAATGGAGAAATTGACCGAGCTCGCTTAGGACAGATTGTCTTTTCTGACCCGGAAAAACGCCAAGTTCTAAACCG TCTCCTGGCTCCACATATTTCATCTGGGATATTTTGGGAGATACTAAAACTGTGGATAAAAGGATGCAAGGTTATCGTCCTCGACATTCCTCTGTTGTTTGAGACAAAGATGGACCAATGGACGCACCCTGTTATTGTTGTGTGGGTGAATGAAGCAACCCAGATTGAGAGGCTAATGTCAAGAGATGGGTGCTCTGAAGAACAAGCTCGGAATAGGATCAATGCGCAGCTTGCGTTGGACTGGAAGAAGTCACAAGCAGACATTGTGATCGACAATTCTGGCACGCTGGATGAAACCAAAGAAAAGTTTCAGGAAGTGTTGAGGAACGTCTCTGAACCCCTGACATGGAAGGAGCGGTTGAGGTCTCGGGATGGTCTTTTCTCCGTTGTGGTATGTACAGCAGTGGGGGTTCTGCTTGCCCAGAAGAATCTGCTATGA